The genomic interval TGCGTGCTCCTCGTCAGTTAGACTGTCGGGTTCTCGCTTTTCAACCACATGTACCCAATCATGAAATCAACTCTACTGCTGTTTGCCACGATCGCTGTTCTTGCATGCTCAGCGTTGTCGAATCGATGTGATGCCCAAGAGGACATTCTGTTCGACGACTTTGAATCGGGGGCTTACGGAAAGTGGACGATCAGTGTTGAAGCGTTTGGGGGACGAGCCTGCATCGGGGACGCTGCCCGGTCAGACCGCTCAACTGAAAATCTTTGACCGTGCGACGGGTGGTGGACTGGTAGACCTTGCTCAATAGACTCTATCCGGCCTGTGACGGTGGTGAATCGACTGATCCGCTATTACGTTCCGGTAGGTCATGCTTTGCATGAATTCATCCGTATACCGCCGGATCTCATTCGACGTCACCGAAAGTGTTTCACGAATCCATGCCACCACGCGTGAGGTCGGGCGTGCCGTACTTCGTCATGTACAGCGTGACGCATGGTTTATGCAGATATGGTTTTCACAGAAACGGCGAGTGGGAGTTCTCACCCGCGCTGGTGTCAGGAAGGCATTCACAGACACCCGCGCCGATCAGTCTTACCCGATCGCCACTCGCCGCTTGGTTCGATGAATCAGTGGAGTGTCGGTTCGGGCTCGCCATGATGCGTCAACTCGATGTCCTTGAGTCCTCGAGCGAACCATGGATAGATACACGGAACGACCAGTGACGTCAGCAAGGTCGATGTGACCAGACCGCCGATGACGACCGTTGCCAGCGGGCGCTGCATTTCGGCTCCGTCGCTGGTGGACAACGCCATCGGCAAGAAACCAAGGCTGGCAACCAACGCGGTCATCAGCACGGGACGCAAGCGAACCAATGCGGTCTCGTGGCTGACCTCGTCTAACGGCACTCCCGATTTTCGCAAGTTTTCCGCTGCACTGACCCAAACGAGTCCGTTGAGCACCGCCACGCCGAACAGGGCGATGAAGCCGACGCCGGCCGAGATGCTGAACGGCATTCCACGCAGGTACAAGGCGATCACACCGCCGGAGGCTGCCATGGGCACGGCCAGGAAAATCAGCAAGGCCAAGCGAAGTGATCCCAAGCTGGTGTGCAGCAGCAGCATGATGATGACCAAGACGATCGGCAAAATGATTGCCAAGCGTCGGCTAGCCGATTGCAGATTTTCAAAGTCGCCGCCCCAGCGGATTTCGTAGCCCGGCGCAAAGTCAATCTTCTCCTCCACCGCTGCTTGAGCTTCCTGAACAAAGGTCGCGACGTCTCGTCCACGGACGTTGGCGGAGATGAAGGTCCTGCGGCGGTTGCCCTCGTGCTCGATCGCTGGCGGTGTCTCTTCCAAGCGTATATCGGCCAGCTCCTTGAGCGGGATCACATTGCCGTTGGAATCTGAAACAGGGATTTGCTCCAGCAGTGAAAGATCTTCACGCCAGTGAATTGGGACTCTCACCATGATGGGATAGCGAGCGCGTCCTTCGAAGATCTGACCGACTTGATGTCCACCGATGGACGAAACAACATCGAGTACCGTTTGCGCGTCGATCCCGTATTGTGCCAGTGCCTGAGGTTTGGTGTTGATCGTCAGCGTCGACAAATTGGCTTGATAGTCTGCCTTGACATCGACGGCACCGGGAATCGAACGCAGCAGGGCTTCGATTTCTTTGCCTTTGGCTCCCAGGATTTCCATGTCATCACCGTAGAGCAAGACCGCCACGTCCGCTTTGACGCCTGCAACGAGTTCATCGACACGCATTTCGATCGGTTGCGTGAATCCGAAAGCCACGCCGGGAACATTGGAATTGAGTTCCTCTGACATCTGTTGGATCAGTTCGTCACGCGTCTTGGGCTGCGGCCAACTTTGGATCGGCTTGAGCAGTACCCAGACGTCGGTTTGGTGAACTCCCATGACGTCGTTGGCGATCTCGGGGCGTCCTGTCTTGGAGAAAACCGTTTGGACTTCGGGGTACTTTGTCAGGATCTGTTCGATCTGCGTCGACATTTCGATCGAGCCTTCCAGGGTCGCGCTGGGCAACCGCAGAGCTTCGACCAACAAGTCTCCTTCCTCCAGTCGCGGCATGAACTCTGCGCCGAGGTGCCTGGCCATTGGCAAGCTGACGGCAAATAGCGTCAGCGCCATGACGATGGTCACGACCGGATGCTTGATTGCGCGGGTGACCAAGGGCTCGTAAAAGAACTTGACGATCCGCACCAGAAAGACATCTTCCTCCTTCATTTTCTTGGGCAAGAAAATCGATGCCATCGCGGGCATGAACGAGAGCGAAAGGATCAAAGATCCGCCCAGGGCGAACAGCACGGTCAAAGCCATTGGGCGGAAGAGTTTTCCCTCGGTGCCTTCGAGCAAAAGGATCGGCAAGAACACGACGGCGATGATCAGTTCGCCAAACATGGTCGGCTTACGGACTTCAACGGCGGCGTCTCGGATGATGTCTTCGTGACTGGCGTCGCCGTTGTCATGCGAAAGTTTTCGGATACAGTTTTCGACCATGATCACACTGCTGTCGACGATCAAACCAAAG from Stieleria varia carries:
- a CDS encoding efflux RND transporter permease subunit, translated to MLTRIIELSLTNRGLVIILTLLMAGAGLYSALNLPIDAVPDMTNVQVQVVTDAGSLSPVEVERYVTYPVESTMGGLPNVEELRSVSKFGISVVTIVFEEGTDIYRARNLVTERLPDAASNIPPGYGNPTVGPLTTALGEILQFEVRSPNHSPMELRTMLEWDIAPRLREVKGVTEINTHGGYYKTFEVQPDPDRMTSYGISMELLFQRLEQNNSTSGGGYVIHHGEQRFIRGVSLLKTPDDIESVVIRREADGNPILVRDIAKVCIEPMTRQGAVTRDGRGEAVTGLVMMLIGENSRTVVMAAKERLQEIEVTLPDGVRLEVTYDRAALIGRTLKTVLTNLTEGGMLVIVVLLLMLGNLRAGIIVALAIPLSMLFATNVMAYTGVTASLMSLGAIDFGLIVDSSVIMVENCIRKLSHDNGDASHEDIIRDAAVEVRKPTMFGELIIAVVFLPILLLEGTEGKLFRPMALTVLFALGGSLILSLSFMPAMASIFLPKKMKEEDVFLVRIVKFFYEPLVTRAIKHPVVTIVMALTLFAVSLPMARHLGAEFMPRLEEGDLLVEALRLPSATLEGSIEMSTQIEQILTKYPEVQTVFSKTGRPEIANDVMGVHQTDVWVLLKPIQSWPQPKTRDELIQQMSEELNSNVPGVAFGFTQPIEMRVDELVAGVKADVAVLLYGDDMEILGAKGKEIEALLRSIPGAVDVKADYQANLSTLTINTKPQALAQYGIDAQTVLDVVSSIGGHQVGQIFEGRARYPIMVRVPIHWREDLSLLEQIPVSDSNGNVIPLKELADIRLEETPPAIEHEGNRRRTFISANVRGRDVATFVQEAQAAVEEKIDFAPGYEIRWGGDFENLQSASRRLAIILPIVLVIIMLLLHTSLGSLRLALLIFLAVPMAASGGVIALYLRGMPFSISAGVGFIALFGVAVLNGLVWVSAAENLRKSGVPLDEVSHETALVRLRPVLMTALVASLGFLPMALSTSDGAEMQRPLATVVIGGLVTSTLLTSLVVPCIYPWFARGLKDIELTHHGEPEPTLH